From a single Candidatus Thorarchaeota archaeon genomic region:
- a CDS encoding DUF2334 domain-containing protein, translating to MTKVEGVPDGIALLSVHEVTPAFEDDVVRTCDLLDELGFDSYTLLVTPFYGLKRINTFEKNPTFAEYLLAIDKELALHGYSHLSKSGSIDEFRRLPADKISNRLKSSVSMFINAFHRMPRGVIPPGWVAPQKLVPLSRDLGLQYCVIKNRIIPFNVPRPFETVEQIVSQGSDKLVLGSSLVELEVGGSVQIAVHPLDYRHNSMFEILTDLRDRLDYKFMGYWEYLKSIARTTS from the coding sequence ATGACTAAAGTAGAGGGTGTGCCGGATGGAATTGCTCTGCTCTCAGTACATGAAGTCACTCCTGCATTTGAGGACGATGTGGTTCGTACGTGTGATCTGCTTGATGAGCTAGGATTTGATAGTTACACCCTCTTAGTGACACCTTTCTACGGCCTCAAACGGATAAATACTTTTGAGAAGAATCCCACCTTTGCAGAATACCTCTTGGCGATCGACAAAGAACTTGCACTTCATGGATATTCTCATCTCTCTAAGTCTGGCTCTATTGACGAGTTCCGCCGGCTACCTGCTGATAAGATCTCAAACCGGTTGAAGTCTTCGGTCAGCATGTTCATCAATGCTTTTCATAGGATGCCTCGGGGTGTTATTCCCCCCGGCTGGGTCGCTCCACAAAAACTCGTGCCGCTGAGTCGAGATCTTGGCCTACAGTACTGTGTTATCAAAAACCGGATAATCCCCTTCAATGTCCCACGTCCTTTTGAGACCGTTGAGCAGATCGTGAGCCAAGGTTCTGACAAGCTAGTTTTGGGTTCCTCTCTGGTCGAGCTGGAGGTGGGAGGGTCGGTACAGATCGCAGTTCACCCCTTGGATTACAGGCATAACTCTATGTTTGAAATCCTGACCGATCTTCGCGACCGCCTTGACTACAAGTTCATGGGCTATTGGGAGTATCTCAAATCCATAGCAAGAACTACTTCGTAG
- a CDS encoding THUMP domain-containing protein: protein MTIEYSAVLVRYGEIGIKSRQTRKYMSHLLASQITSALKEHTISFSKVRTEFGRLFVMTDDARRAAEVTARIFGVVSTSPVVVTEAKFDTILETGLDLARQSFRPGLSFAVGARRLGSHTFTSQDVRRKLGELILSQLDNLHLTVNLTAPQQSVYVEVREDVAYLFTETVDGVGGMPTGSQGTVVCLIDGSLASLVASYRVMKRGAIPVFVVFEESSAIHSAVAKLASYIHGQSVKKYVLSLPRQIKEFQGPASESLCIICRRNMINVAAEIASIEDADGIVTGDVIGVPAQTIAALKHIREVQCKFPIFQPCAGDDFESLRIMAQQIGVQSDSVPLCSDCQIDSTYSDLLRTESELGLPSAKEQLDTARIDETI, encoded by the coding sequence ATGACTATAGAATATTCGGCTGTCCTTGTCCGCTATGGTGAGATTGGTATCAAGTCCCGTCAGACACGAAAATACATGTCTCATCTTCTTGCCTCTCAGATTACCTCTGCTCTGAAAGAGCATACTATCTCTTTCTCAAAGGTACGAACCGAGTTCGGTCGTCTGTTCGTCATGACTGATGATGCAAGGCGGGCTGCTGAGGTCACAGCACGAATCTTTGGTGTGGTCTCTACTTCACCGGTCGTTGTCACTGAGGCCAAGTTCGATACCATCTTGGAGACCGGTCTTGATCTGGCCCGTCAATCATTTCGTCCAGGGCTCTCCTTTGCTGTCGGTGCAAGGCGTCTGGGATCTCACACCTTCACCAGTCAAGATGTTCGGCGTAAATTGGGCGAACTCATTCTCTCACAACTTGACAATCTCCATCTCACGGTCAATCTCACAGCACCTCAGCAGAGTGTCTATGTAGAAGTGCGAGAAGATGTGGCCTATCTGTTCACTGAGACCGTGGATGGTGTTGGTGGCATGCCTACAGGTTCTCAAGGAACTGTTGTCTGTTTGATTGATGGATCCCTTGCCTCATTGGTGGCGTCTTATCGTGTCATGAAACGTGGTGCGATCCCTGTCTTTGTTGTGTTCGAGGAGTCAAGTGCAATACATTCTGCTGTTGCAAAGCTTGCTTCATATATCCATGGGCAGTCTGTCAAGAAGTACGTTCTCTCTCTCCCCCGGCAGATCAAAGAATTTCAGGGGCCTGCGTCCGAATCTCTCTGTATCATCTGTCGGCGTAATATGATCAATGTCGCAGCGGAGATTGCGTCGATCGAAGACGCTGATGGAATTGTCACCGGTGATGTTATTGGAGTTCCTGCTCAGACTATTGCCGCACTGAAGCACATCCGTGAAGTTCAGTGCAAGTTTCCAATTTTCCAACCGTGTGCTGGGGACGACTTTGAATCACTTCGCATCATGGCCCAACAAATTGGCGTCCAGTCTGATAGTGTACCCTTGTGCTCCGATTGTCAAATCGATTCTACGTATAGTGATCTTCTCAGGACGGAGTCTGAGCTTGGGCTCCCCTCTGCAAAAGAACAGTTAGATACGGCGCGAATTGATGAAACAATTTAG
- a CDS encoding NFYB/HAP3 family transcription factor subunit, producing the protein MPRSRKDRIIPVAPIDRLIRKAGATRVSDKGAERLAQILEEVGEFLAQSAAEITEVSGRKTITERDIDVAYKHWRRRL; encoded by the coding sequence ATGCCACGTTCACGAAAAGATAGAATCATTCCTGTAGCACCAATTGACCGGTTAATTCGAAAAGCTGGTGCAACCCGTGTCAGCGATAAAGGTGCAGAACGGCTCGCTCAGATCTTAGAAGAGGTCGGTGAATTTCTCGCTCAGAGTGCCGCTGAGATCACCGAGGTGTCCGGCCGCAAAACAATCACCGAACGCGACATCGATGTGGCTTACAAGCATTGGCGTCGTCGACTGTAA
- a CDS encoding hydantoinase/oxoprolinase family protein produces MNVIGVDVGGTFTDIIMVCDNPSRYMVHKVQSTPDAQEKAVVRGIQEILEINGFSGDDIDLVVHGTTVATNAMLQRKGASVTLITTEGLEDVIEIGRQNREEIYSPNASRPQPIVDRAHRVGVHERVGPEGEIITRLSREEVERVFNSVKEQDPEAVAIALLFSFRNNEHELALLQSLSRLSDKYVVASSQVLPEFREFERVSTTVVEAYLGPVVLGYLERLDRRLREVCPRARLTVMQSNGGTRLCSRARGHAIGLALSGLAGGVMGAWEIARRSGIQQLISLDMGGTSCDISAIDGGVVVRADNDVGGMPLRIPSVDVKTIGAGGGSIAWIDKAGVLHVGPQSAGADPGPAAYNLGGMDATVTDANLVLGRLNPYYFLGGKLELSMKHARKAVGRLAKGLGMDMEEAALGIIKISSFNMMEAIREVTVERGHDPRDYVLVPFGGAGATQAVDIAEALGIRSILVPPFPGITSALGLLCTDLRVDLMKTILLHGDQGDEKILVETLEELSRDAQQSLEQQGAPPESIIIEWRIDMRYQGQSHELMIHVPFRGENLLEFSREHFESSHENMYGYQMKNRPVEWVTARAVAVSRWSTLPDLIHSNSEQGEPYSMRELVLPDGSDVDASIYRRDQLAVDQRILGPAIVEQVDTTIYIGPDWDGTQRKDGTLFMRRLQD; encoded by the coding sequence ATGAACGTCATCGGAGTCGACGTTGGAGGTACATTCACAGACATCATAATGGTCTGCGATAACCCAAGTCGTTACATGGTCCATAAGGTGCAGTCCACCCCAGATGCACAGGAAAAAGCTGTGGTTCGTGGAATCCAAGAGATCTTAGAGATAAACGGATTTTCTGGTGACGATATTGATCTTGTTGTGCATGGAACAACAGTGGCAACGAATGCAATGCTTCAGCGAAAAGGGGCAAGCGTCACACTGATCACAACAGAAGGGCTTGAGGATGTAATTGAGATCGGGCGTCAGAATAGAGAGGAGATATACTCACCCAATGCATCTCGCCCTCAACCAATTGTTGATCGCGCTCATAGAGTCGGTGTTCATGAGAGGGTGGGTCCGGAAGGGGAGATTATCACCCGCCTCTCGCGTGAAGAGGTTGAGCGGGTCTTCAATTCCGTAAAGGAACAGGATCCAGAGGCGGTAGCTATTGCCTTACTGTTCTCGTTTCGAAATAACGAACATGAACTTGCACTCCTTCAGAGCTTGAGTAGACTAAGCGACAAGTATGTAGTAGCATCATCACAGGTCTTGCCTGAGTTTCGAGAATTCGAGCGAGTGTCCACAACTGTAGTGGAGGCATACTTGGGGCCGGTTGTTCTTGGATATCTGGAACGACTTGATCGAAGACTCAGAGAAGTCTGCCCAAGGGCAAGACTCACCGTGATGCAGTCAAACGGGGGAACTCGACTATGTTCTCGTGCAAGAGGCCATGCAATAGGACTTGCACTGTCTGGGCTGGCCGGAGGAGTGATGGGCGCATGGGAGATAGCCCGGAGATCAGGAATCCAACAGTTGATCTCATTGGACATGGGCGGCACCAGTTGTGACATCAGCGCCATAGATGGTGGAGTAGTTGTCCGTGCAGATAATGATGTGGGAGGAATGCCACTCAGAATACCATCGGTCGATGTGAAGACGATTGGCGCAGGTGGTGGCAGTATCGCATGGATCGACAAGGCAGGCGTTCTCCATGTTGGTCCGCAGAGCGCAGGAGCGGATCCAGGTCCGGCTGCATACAATCTGGGGGGAATGGACGCAACGGTCACAGATGCCAACTTGGTACTTGGAAGACTGAACCCTTACTACTTCTTGGGAGGAAAACTCGAACTGAGTATGAAACATGCAAGGAAGGCAGTTGGGCGTCTTGCCAAAGGACTTGGAATGGACATGGAAGAGGCCGCACTTGGGATTATAAAGATTTCAAGTTTCAATATGATGGAGGCCATCAGAGAAGTCACTGTCGAACGAGGACACGACCCCCGTGATTATGTTCTTGTCCCATTTGGAGGGGCGGGTGCAACTCAGGCCGTGGACATAGCCGAGGCACTGGGAATACGAAGCATCTTGGTACCTCCCTTCCCGGGAATCACCTCGGCCCTAGGTCTTCTCTGCACAGATCTTCGGGTAGACCTCATGAAAACAATCCTGCTCCACGGGGATCAGGGCGATGAGAAGATATTGGTCGAAACCCTTGAGGAACTATCACGTGATGCACAGCAGAGTCTAGAACAACAAGGCGCACCTCCGGAGAGCATCATCATAGAATGGCGTATAGACATGAGGTATCAAGGACAGTCTCACGAACTGATGATCCATGTCCCGTTTAGAGGAGAGAATCTGTTGGAGTTCTCACGAGAACATTTTGAGAGTTCTCATGAGAACATGTATGGATACCAAATGAAGAATCGACCAGTCGAATGGGTGACGGCAAGGGCCGTCGCAGTTTCCAGATGGAGTACACTACCGGACCTGATCCATTCTAATTCGGAACAGGGTGAACCGTACTCGATGCGAGAACTTGTCCTTCCTGATGGTAGCGATGTCGATGCGAGCATCTATAGAAGGGATCAACTGGCAGTGGACCAACGCATTCTGGGGCCAGCCATCGTCGAGCAGGTGGACACGACCATATACATTGGTCCGGATTGGGACGGAACACAGAGAAAAGATGGTACGCTATTTATGAGGAGGCTGCAAGACTGA